A window of Cygnus atratus isolate AKBS03 ecotype Queensland, Australia chromosome 24, CAtr_DNAZoo_HiC_assembly, whole genome shotgun sequence contains these coding sequences:
- the NUAK2 gene encoding NUAK family SNF1-like kinase 2 has protein sequence MERAAGPGGAPQPGGLSRSPLPKKQAVKRHHHKHNLKHRYEFLETLGKGTYGKVKKARERSGKLVAIKSIRKDKIKDEQDLVHIRREIEIMSSLNHPHIIAVHEVFENSSKIVIVMEYASKGDLYDYISERQRLTEQEARHFFRQVVSAVYYCHKNGIVHRDLKLENILLDANGNIKIADFGLSNVYQQDKFLQTYCGSPLYASPEIINGRPYKGPEVDSWSLGVLLYILVHGTMPFDGHDYKTLVKQITNGDYREPTKLSDACGLIRWMLMVNPERRATIEDIATHWWVNWGYRVPLGEQEMLRESESPLATVAEWLRRSSRPLFENSSKVRCFFKQHIPGVALERQRSLKKSKKENDVSHVLQEVALAPENPSKSILKRPKGILKKRNSCEQKVPGPLPAAPLGEAKSEDGEAAAVALIHILSPEVLAGSEGSSVVPAVVPKKGILKKPPKRESGYYSSLECCESGDVLDTGSLDLDGSVFADSPSADQPPPSFPTDRKGILKHSSKYSPSSTEPGSPSGQGFGCFSEVSLPRAPLAPRTRPASAVSEDSILSTESFDQLDLPTRVPPSSVGMRGCVSADSLLRLEEEEVDEGRRLRRWTMTHCPSALGESRFSLESCDNVTEVYRHAVAISIKLS, from the exons AtggagcgggcggcggggccggggggcgccccGCAGCCGGGGGGGCTCAGCAGGTCGCCGCTGCCCAAGAAGCAGGCGGTGAAGCGGCACCACCACAAGCACAACCTCAAGCACCGCTACGAGTTCCTGGAGACGCTGGGGAAAGGCACCTACGGCAAGGTGAAGAAGGCTCGGGAGCGCTCCGGCAAGCTG GTGGCCATCAAGTCCATCCGGAAAGACAAAATCAAGGATGAGCAGGACCTTGTCCACATCCGGAGAGAGATTGAGATCATGTCGTCCCTCAACCACCCCCACATCATCGCTGTCCATGAAG TGTTTGAGAACAGCAGCAAGATCGTCATCGTGATGGAGTACGCCAGCAAGGGGGACCTGTATGACTACATCAGCGAGCGGCAGCGGCTGACGGAGCAGGAGGCACGCCACTTCTTCCGCCAGGTCGTGTCGGCCGTCTACTACTGCCACAAG AACGGGATCGTGCACAGAGACCTGAAGCTGGAGAACATCCTTCTGGATGCCAATGGGAACATCAAG ATCGCAGACTTTGGCCTGTCCAACGTTTACCAGCAGGACAAGTTTCTGCAGACGTACTGCGGCAGTCCTCTCTATGCATCTCCTGAAATCATCAATGGGCGGCCCTACAAGGGCCCGGAG GTGGACAGCTGGTCCCTCGGCGTTCTCCTCTACATCCTGGTCCATGGCACGATGCCGTTCGATGGCCATGACTACAAGACTCTGGTCAAGCAGATCACAAATGGAGACTACCGGGAGCCCACCAAGCTGTCAG ATGCCTGCGGGCTGATCCGGTGGATGCTGATGGTGAACCCAGAGCGTCGAGCCACCATCGAGGACATCGCCACGCACTGGTGGGTCAACTGGGGCTACAGAGTGCCCCTTGGGGAGCAGGAGATGCTGCGGGAGAGCGAGTCCCCCCTGGCCACGGTGGCGGAGTGGCTGCGGCGCTCCTCCCGGCCCCTCTTTGAGAACAGCTCCAAGGTGCGCTGCTTCTTCAAGCAGCACATCCCCGGCGTGGCCCTGGAGCGGCAGCGCTCACTCAAGAAGTCCAAGAAGGAGAACGACGTCTCCCAcgtgctgcaggaggtggccCTGGCCCCGGAGAACCCCTCCAAGTCCATCCTCAAGCGGCCCAAGGGCATCCTGAAGAAGAGGAACTCCTGCGAACAGAAGGTGCCTGGTCCTCTACCGGCAGCTCCTCTGGGAGAGGCGAAGAGCGAGGATGGAGAAGCGGCTGCCGTGGCTCTGATCCACATCCTGTCCCCAGAGGTGCTGGCTGGCAGCGAGGGCAGCAGCGTTGTACCCGCAGTTGTGCCCAAGAAGGGAATCCTCAAAAAGCCCCCCAAGAGGGAGTCGGGCTATTACTCATCCCTGGAGTGCTGCGAGTCCGGGGACGTTCTGGACACAGGGAGCTTGGACCTTGATGGGAGCGTGTTTGCCGACAGCCCCTCTGCAGatcagcccccccccagcttccCCACCGACCGAAAAGGCATCCTCAAGCACAGCAGCAAGTactcccccagcagcaccgaGCCAGGCAGCCCCTCGGGGCAGGGCTTTGGGTGTTTCAgcgaggtgtccctgcccagagCCCCCCTGGCCCCCCGCACCCGCCCGGCCAGTGCCGTGAGCGAGGACAGCATCCTCTCCACCGAGTCCTTTGACCAGCTCGACCTGCCCACCCGTGTCCCCCCCAGCAGCGTGGGCATGCGGGGCTGTGTCTCTGCTGACAGCCTCCTgcggctggaggaggaggaggtggatgAAGGGCGCCGGCTGCGCCGCTGGACCATGACGCACTGCCCCAGCGCCCTGGGGGAGAGCCGCTTCTCCCTGGAGAGCTGTGACAACGTCACCGAGGTTTACCGGCACGCCGTGGCCATCAGCATCAAGCTGAGCTGA